Proteins encoded in a region of the Balaenoptera musculus isolate JJ_BM4_2016_0621 chromosome 5, mBalMus1.pri.v3, whole genome shotgun sequence genome:
- the LOC118895880 gene encoding translation initiation factor IF-2-like: MATSSRPGTSGPPSPHGGTSGSAAAAAHEATPAKPTRSGRSRAHLTGRGRDERSSLKRPRKQDLTFVGRGGLSRPSGADRLPACSPGAVGGVAELGAKGERGGAGREAATWARPRGISGGCPARSSRAAQPLRTWRPRAPASRTPPPAGGAQGRRVPRAQACPPRLRAAGAKFPRGCFPVKAPSAHSRLLPTRFFCVLTMCVSSFHLYLGGFRGQYIRSADTQLSPTVCQALGIRRRYSCPSSAHIPRRRVKKNT, from the coding sequence ATGGCGACGTCCTCGCGGCCTGGGACCTCCGGACCTCCGAGTCCACACGGCGGGACCTCAGGCTCGGCGGCGGCAGCAGCTCACGAGGCGACGCCGGCCAAACCCACGAGGAGCGGAAGAAGCCGGGCGCACCTGACCGGAAGGGGGAGGGACGAGCGTTCGTCCCTAAAACGTCCCCGGAAACAAGACCTCACCTTTGTGGGCCGCGGCGGACTCTCACGCCCCAGCGGCGCAGACAGGCTCCCCGCGTGCTCGCCGGGCGCCGTGGGCGGGGTGGCGGAGCTCGGGGCCAAGGGTGAACGAGGCGGCGCCGGGCGTGAGGCCGCGACCTGGGCCCGGCCCCGCGGGATCTCGGGCGGCTGCCCGGCGCGCAGCTCCCGGGCCGCACAGCCCCTTCGGACGTGGCGGCCCCGGGCTCCGGCCTCGCGCACGCCGCCCCCTGCCGGTGGCGCCCAGGGCCGCCGCGTTCCCCGGGCGCAGGCCTGTCCTCCGCGCCTCCGGGCCGCCGGAGCGAAGTTCCCCCGAGGCTGTTTCCCCGTGAAAGCCCCCTCTGCCCACTCGAGGCTCCTTCCCACCCGGTTTTTCTGTGTTCTCACGATGTGTGTGTCTTCGTTCCATCTGTACTTGGGAGGATTCCGTGGACAGTATATTCGTTCAGCAGACACTCAGTTatctcctactgtgtgccaggccttggGAATACGCCGACGATATTCCTGCCCTAGCTCAGCTCATATTCCAAGGCGACGTGTGAAAAAAAACACCTAA
- the TKTL2 gene encoding LOW QUALITY PROTEIN: transketolase-like protein 2 (The sequence of the model RefSeq protein was modified relative to this genomic sequence to represent the inferred CDS: inserted 5 bases in 4 codons; deleted 2 bases in 2 codons), whose amino-acid sequence MVTTISTAPFAAQEPGKTPTWRTPPRPAPDATTVLVLQDVANRLRTHSVRATXTSCCSAAEVVSVLFFHATSYRQTEPEPPGSDRFILSRGHAAPLLGAAWAEAGGISEPDLLNLRTIRCAPEGHPTPRLSAVDVATGSLGXGLGAACGTTYAGGYRARARYRVFCLLGDGEASQGSGREASAFAAHYSLDNLVAVFPVNRLGQSGVPRPXKHRADICRRRRGACGWNTRVAVDGQDVEALCHAFCQATRVKSKPAAVVAKTFWGRRIPDVEHAENWHGKPVPKGKADEVIRLTASQIRTNGNLIAPAEGSPPVSVTDTKMTCLPDYKAGDEIATQKAYSLALAELGPADERVIVLGGDPKNSISSEIFRKEHSERLIECFTAEQNXACATRGRTVAFVRTSAAFLSRAFDQIRKGAISQTSISLSSGSHCGVSVGEDGPSQMALEDLDMFRSIPSCSVFYPSDAVSTEHAVCLAANPKGMCFVRTSWPETAVIYIPQENFEMGRATVIRHSVNDNVTVIGAGVTLPEALAAADAISQQGISLCVIDPFTIKPLDAATIVSSAKATGGRVITVENHYREAGVGEAVCAAVSGEPGIHVHQLAVSGVPKKSGKPSELLDMFGISARHIIAAVKYTLMNSNS is encoded by the exons Atggttaccacaataag CACCGCCCCTTTCGCGGCTCAGGAACCGGGGAAGACGCCAACGTGGCGgacgccgccccgccccgccccggacGCGACCACCGTGCTGGTCCTGCAGGACGTGGCCAACCGCCTGCGCACCCATTCCGTCAGGGCCA CCACGTCGTGCTGCAGCGCGGCCGAGGTCGTGTCGGTGCTCTTCTTCCACGCGACGAGCTACAGACAGACAGAGCCGGAGCCCCCGGGCAGCGACAGGTTCATCCTCTCCAGGGGCCATGCGGCTCCACTGCTCGGTGCCGCCTGGGCGGAGGCGGGCGGCATCAGTGAACCCGACCTGCTGAACTTGAGGACCATTCGCTGTGCCCCGGAGGGACATCCCACCCCCAGACTGTCGGCTGTCGACGTGGCGACAGGATCGCTGG CTGGGTTGGGCGCCGCGTGTGGAACGACTTACGCTGGCGGGTACAGGGCCAGAGCCCGCTACCGGGTGTTCTGCCTGCTGGGCGACGGCGAGGCCTCGCAGGGCTCTGGCCGGGAAGCTTCGGCCTTTGCTGCCCACTACAGTTTGGATAACCTCGTGGCAGTCTTCCCCGTGAACCGCTTGGGACAGAGTGGCGTGCCACGCCC GAAGCACCGCGCAGACATCTGTCGGCGTCGCCGCGGAGCCTGTGGGTGGAACACTCGGGTAGCG GTGGATGGCCAGGACGTGGAGGCCTTGTGCCACGCGTTTTGCCAGGCGACTCGAGTGAAGAGCAAGCCCGCTGCCGTAGTGGCGAAGACCTTCTGGGGCCGGCGTATTCCAGACGTCGAGCACGCGGAGAACTGGCATGGAAAGCCGGTGCCGAAAGGAAAAGCAGATGAAGTCATCAGACTAACTGCGAGTCAGATACGGACCAACGGGAATCTCATAGCCCCTGCTGAAGGCTCACCTCCAGTCAGCGTCACAGATACAAAAATGACCTGCCTGCCTGATTATAAAGCGGGCGACGAGATAGCTACTCAGAAAGCATATAGTTTGGCTCTGGCTGAACTGGGCCCTGCAGATGAAAGAGTCATTGTCCTGGGTGGTGACCCAAAGAACTCCATCTCTTCTGAGATATTCAGGAAAGAACACTCTGAGCGTCTTATTGAGTGTTTTACTGCGGAACAGA TGGCCTGTGCTACACGTGGTCGAACCGTTGCTTTTGTTAGGACTTCAGCTGCCTTTTTGAGCAGAGCATTTGATCAGATCCGGAAGGGAGCCATATCTCAAACCAGTATCAGTCTTAGT AGTGGTTCCCACTGCGGGGTGTCCGTTGGTGAAGATGGCCCCTCCCAGATGGCCCTGGAAGATCTAGACATGTTCCGAAGCATCCCCAGTTGCAGTGTTTTCTATCCAAGTGACGCCGTCTCGACAGAGCATGCTGTTTGTCTGGCTGCCAACCCCAAAGGAATGTGCTTCGTTCGGACCAGCTGGCCGGAAACTGCAGTTATCTATATACCACAAGAAAATTTTGAGATGGGACGGGCCACGGTCATCCGCCACAGTGTTAATGACAATGTCACAGTTATTGGAGCTGGAGTTACTCTGCCTGAAGCCTTAGCGGCTGCCGATGCCATTTCTCAACAGGGTATTTCTCTCTGTGTCATTGACCCGTTTACCATTAAACCCCTGGATGCTGCCACCATCGTATCCAGTGCAAAAGCTACAGGCGGCCGGGTTATCACGGTGGAGAATCACTACCGAGAAGCTGGCGTTGGAGAAGCCGTCTGTGCAGCCGTCTCTGGGGAGCCTGGCATCCACGTTCATCAGCTGGCAGTGTCAGGAGTGCCTAAAAAAAGCGGGAAACCTAGTGAATTGCTGGATATGTTTGGAATCAGTGCTAGACACATCATAGCAGCTGTGAAATACACTTTAATGAACTCAAATAGCTGA